Proteins co-encoded in one Hirundo rustica isolate bHirRus1 chromosome 18, bHirRus1.pri.v3, whole genome shotgun sequence genomic window:
- the PRKAR1A gene encoding cAMP-dependent protein kinase type I-alpha regulatory subunit — translation MAASSSSSSEEERSLRECELYIQKHNIQQLLKDCIVQLCTVRPERPMGFIREYFERLEKEETKQLLNQLKSGSRSDSREDEISPPPPLNPVVKYRSRRGAISAEVYTEEDAASYVRKVIPKDYKTMAALAKAIEKNVLFTHLDDNERSDIFDAMFPVTYIAGETVIQQGDEGDNFYVVDQGEMDVYVNSEWATSVGEGGSFGELALIYGTPRAATVKAKTNVKLWGIDRDSYRRILMGNTLRKRNMYEKFLSKVSILESLDKWERLTVADALEPVQFEDGQKIVVQGEPGDEFFIILEGTAAVLQRRSENEEFVEVGRLGPSDYFGEIALLMNRPRAATVVARGPLKCVKLDRPRFERVLGPCSDILKRNIQQYNSFVSLSV, via the exons atggcagcttccagcagcagcagcagcgaggaGGAGCGGAGCCTCCGGGAATGTGAACTTTACATCCAAAAACACAacatccagcagctgctgaaggatTGCATCGTACAGTTATGCACAGTGAGACCCGAGAGACCCATGGGATTCATCAGAGAGTACTTTGAGAGGTTGGAGAAG GAGGAAACAAAGCAGTTGTTGAATCAGCTGAAGTCTGGTTCTCGCTCCGACTCCCGGGAGGATGAGatctcccctcctcctcccctcaacCCTGTGGTTAAATATCGATCACGACGTGGGGCCATCAGTGCAGAAGTCTACACAGAAGAGGATGCTGCTTCTTATGTTAGAAAG GTTATTCCAAAAGATTATAAAACCATGGCTGCTTTGGCAAAAGCGATTGAGAAGAACGTGCTGTTTACCCATCTTGATGATAATGAAAGGAG TGACATCTTCGATGCGATGTTCCCCGTCACTTACATTGCAGGAGAGACTGTCATCCAGCAAG GTGATGAAGGTGATAACTTCTACGTTGTTGATCAAGGAGAAATGGAT GTTTACGTGAACAGTGAGTGGGCCACCAGCGTGGGCGAGGGTGGGAGCTTCGGAGAGCTCGCCCTCATCTACGGCACCCCCCGAGCTGCCACCGTCAAAGCCAAGACCAACGTCAAGTTGTGGGGCATTGACAGGGACAGCTACAGAAGGATCCTGATG ggAAATACtttgagaaagagaaatatGTATGAGAAATTCCTTAGTAAAGTATCTATATTGG AATCTCTGGACAAGTGGGAACGTCTCACTGTGGCTGATGCCTTGGAACCGGTACAGTTTGAGGATGGGCAGAAGATTGTGGTCCAGGGAGAGCCAGGAGACGAGTTCTTCATTATCTTGGAG GGCACAGCTGCAGTGTTACAGCGCCGGTCAGAAAACGAGGAATTTGTTGAAGTGGGCAGACTGGGACCTTCTGATTACTTTG GTGAGATTGCTCTGCTGATGAACCGTCCTCGTGCTGCCACCGTCGTGGCTCGTGGCCCCTTGAAATGTGTGAAGCTGGACCGGCCCCGGTTCGAGCGCGTGCTGGGGCCCTGCTCGGATATCCTCAAGAGGAACATCCAGCAGTACAACAGTTTTGTATCACTGTCTGTCTGA